In Rhododendron vialii isolate Sample 1 chromosome 9a, ASM3025357v1, the following are encoded in one genomic region:
- the LOC131300470 gene encoding protein S40-7-like → MKHKTSTNHHHTITGFTLTQGGGGVADTPQSTMAVRFLGPLKPPDPNPTPFELDESDVVWSSSTDLSDSTDLVSPSPPTASSSPATPRLHNHQFHPLKSGLSAALSADLLPLVRRKPALNPSLSAASAARTIPPVPAATSPAASKFPQSAPVNVPIWPKKVGVTNLGRFDEVVDEEELEEEMVPPHEIVARSHVMTFSVFEGVGRTLKGRDLRRVRNAVFQKTGFID, encoded by the coding sequence ATGAAACATAAAACTAGTACGAATCATCATCACACCATCACTGGTTTCACCCTCAcccaaggaggaggaggagtggcAGATACTCCCCAGTCAACCATGGCCGTCCGATTCCTCGGCCCACTCAAACCGCCCGATCCCAACCCCACCCCTTTCGAGCTCGACGAGAGCGACGTCGTTTGGTCCTCCTCCACCGATCTCTCCGATTCCACCGACCTCGTCTCCCCTTCTCCCCCCaccgcctcctcctcccccgCCACTCCCCGCCTCCACAACCACCAGTTCCATCCGCTCAAATCGGGCCTCTCCGCCGCCTTGTCCGCCGACCTCCTCCCTCTCGTCCGCCGCAAGCCGGCTCTGAATCCGTCCCTCTCCGCCGCCTCCGCGGCGAGGACGATTCCTCCCGTGCCGGCCGCCACTTCACCGGCGGCCAGTAAGTTCCCCCAGTCGGCTCCGGTGAACGTGCCGATTTGGCCGAAGAAGGTGGGAGTGACTAATTTGGGGCGGTTCGACGAAGTCGTGGACGAGGAGGAGCTGGAGGAGGAGATGGTGCCGCCGCACGAGATCGTGGCGAGGTCGCACGTGATGACCTTTTCGGTGTTCGAAGGGGTCGGCCGGACCCTCAAGGGGAGGGATTTGCGGCGGGTGAGGAACGCTGTGTTTCAGAAGACAGGTTTTATTGATTGA